The region TCAgaattttcagtttcccaagaaccttctctctagttatggtaacttcacacacttcatgatctctgacacctggaacttacaCCCTACTGCAgaatgcttattcagttcatgggcaatttctttgttccccattattacctctccagcattgtatcccagtggtccgatatccactctctcgTGTTTTTACAATtgttgtatctgaagaaacttttgatatcctctttaatataattgactagcttactttcatattccatcttttaccttaatgactttttttttgctttcagctggtttttaaaatcttcccaatcctctaacttcccactagttttttctctattatatgctctctctttggcttttatgttggctttgacttctcttgttagccacggttgtctTCTTTCCTTAAGACTGCTTCACCcattttgggatgtatatatcctgtgctttcagAATTGCTTCccaaaattccagccattgctgctctgctgttatccctgccagtgttcttttccaataaagtctggccagctcctctctcatgcctctgtaattccctttactccactgtcatACTGATCTATGtgaccttagcttctccttctcaaatttcagggtgaatttgatcatgttATAATTACTTTcctctcagggttcttttaccttaagctctctaatcaattctggttcattatacaacaaccaatccagaatagctgatcctctagtgggttcaaccatgagctgctctaaaaagctcataggcactctaggattccccctcctggaatccagcaccaacctgattttccctatctacTTGCACatcgaaatcccccatgactattgtaatattgccttttttggcatgcattttctatcacccgttgtaatttgcagaccacatccttactactgctcGGGGGTCTGTATAcgactcccatcagagtctttttacctttgcagttccttagctctatctacaatgattcaactccttctgaccctatgtcatctctctctaatgatttgacataattttttaccaacagagcaatgccgccCCGTCTGccttcctacctgtccttttgatacaatgtgtatccttggacattaagctgccagctataatcttctttcagccacggtcCAGTGATGCCTACGACATTATACCctccaatctgcaactgtgctgcaggttcatctaccttattccatatactgtaccAGACATAGTGCCTCATtactgtttccaaaatgcatcacattATATTTCTTTGGATTAAACTCCATGTACCCTTTTTCAACCCATTTCGACCCAGGACTTGAAGGATTACCTCTAAAGTGGACATCAAGTTATCTTAGAAGTTTTATGCCATCCTTTTGTAAAATGGGCAAAATTATGGAACTCATTGTGGGAGTAGCTTTAATATAGGAACTGGTCTGCTTGAAGTTGACACTTTTATACCTGCTTCTCAAAGGAAAGTACAGTTTAATTTGGCCTTGCTAGCCATGCCCACATCCTGTAGACAGAAAAGCTCTAATAAAATATTGACATAGTGGATCTCATTTGCCAATGGGATTTTTCATTTATGTGTCTTTGAATAGAAAAATAATAAAAACGTCACACTTCACTAACTATATTGATACTGCTGTACTTTTATTTAACAGCTGTCATGCAAACTGATATTCATGGTTTTGTTCTTACAGTGTCTTTATTTGTTCAGGTCTATTTGACGTGAAGAAGAAATGGTCATCAAATATATCTCTATTTGAAACATTGTTTTAATCAAAGGGACAATCTGTTTGAGAAGCAATTGGGTGTGCCAAGCAATTGTAACTCAAAATACATGTCCTAAGTTAGGGCAAGGCTAATTTTGAAGGCAGGATCTTGCAAAGGTTGTTCAGATTGAGGCTGTTAGCAGGTAAGTGGACAACGTGGAAGTGGAAAACTTGTAATAGTGACATGGAGAGAGTTCAGGATCAACATTATTCTTGTTAGAGGAAGGGCAAGGCTGACAAGACTATGCAACTCTCACTGATGTAAATTATTGAGGTATTGGCCAAGTAAAAGGAGacacatgcaggtacagcagcttGGATCAAGCAAGTCCCCTGAGGAGTATAGGAGTACAgttaaggaagaaatcaggaaggcaaataaACAACCTGTGTCCTTGGCTGCTAAGGttaaggagaatcctaagagattGCGTAAGAGATATTAAGAGCATTTGGGTAACTAGGGAAAGAATATGTCCATTAAAGATCAGTGCAGTCACCTATTTTTTCCCCTGAGGGTGGGgaagactagaactggaggtaaTAGTTTGAAGtgtaaggtgaaatatttaagaggaatctgAGGAGAAACTTCACTCAAAGTGTCGTGTGAGGGTGGAACAAGTTCTCAGCCAAAGTGGTAGATGTAGGTTCaagtgtaacatttaagagaaatttggaaaggtggaaggatgagaggggtttggagggatatggtccatctGCAAgtaaatgggactaggcagaagatcaggGCATGAGCTAGATGggatgaagagcctgtttctggactgtagtactctatgactatgtgcagTGTCAGTAGAAAAGGATAAGATATTAAAAGAATACTTATCATCTGGGCGTACTGTAGAGAAGTTCATGGAAGCTAGGAAACTCAGGGAGGAAAACAGTAATGATGTGAAACATATCAATAACATGAAAGAGTAGGACTTAGTGCTCTTGAAGTGCATAATTGGGGATAAATTCATTTGATCTAATCAAGTGTACCCTGGGATATTATGGGAATCAAGGGAAACAATTGCTGGCACCCAACAGATATTTTTGTATCTAGCTTAGACATAAGCGAGATACTGGAAGGTTGGAAAGTGTTTAATATTGTGCTTTTATTTAAGAGATGCTGCAAGACAAGCCAGATACAGGTCTATTTTCAGCTCCAAATCCAGGTGCACAGTATTGGCAAGCACATATTGCTTTAAAATTAGAACAGTGGCCACTTATACAGATACATAGCCAAATATCACTGCATTTTGGTAATGCCAAGCACAGGTTTGTAATAGTATAATATTGGGATATGGTACCAGCAGATCCTCAGTTCCCTGGCATCCAAGTTGCCATGTTGGTGTATGGTACCGAAGGGTAAAACTTTGTAACTATATAGCATTCAGGCACAGTATTGGTGGGTACAATGTGTTCCCGGTCTAAAATTAGGTGCAATCACTGCCAACAACTGACTATATATTCATGAGGATAGTCTAACACTGCATAACTCAAGGGTtttagcccaaaacgttgactgtactttttttccatagatgccacttgacctctgagttcctccagtattttgtgcgcaTTACTCCCATATATGATGCtagtatatactgtatgtcattgTCTCATACTAGGGTACAGTGCTGGTGGATAAATTCTTCATGAAATCACCTGGGGCGCAGTACTGGCAAGAAGAGGTTTGTCACTACGTAACAATGGTGTAAAGAACTGGAGAGTGCAGTTTCTGAATGTTCAACATGGAGTATGGTGCTGATGGGAAAGCCCTTTGCTGTAGAAAACTGGGGTGTGATACTGGTGGGTACAGTCCATTATTAACACTGGCATACAAACTTGTGTTAATGGATACAGTCTGTCGTAGCCCAACAATGGGGTACTGTGCCAGTTTGTACAACTTTGTCATTCTATAGCACCGGGATACAGTACTAATGGGTACAGTACCAATATAGAACACAAGGCTATTGAGATGATAGGGTAATAGGCAGGAAGCAGCAAGTAAGGATAAGGGGGAAAGGGGAGTTCATTTACAGCAGGCGACCTGTAGCTAATatggttccacagggatcagtgctggatccacaATTCTTTATGGTACAGTAATAATCACTATAATTGTGAAGGAAGAGAACATGAGGTGatcagatttgcagatgatacaaaagagGTAGGAAGGCACATTACGAAGATGATGCCCAAAATCTGTAAAGAGCAGATGATTATTGGTTGGCTTGTATTAATCAAGACACAGTAAAATTGGGTATATTCTGTCACTTGTGTAACACTTGGATATTATGGAGACGGCCACAAACCTGCCACGGTGGAAAGGAACTTTGGAGATGTGGTACATATGTGTTCCTTGAGTGAACAAGGAGGAGTCAGTGTATAGAGTGGGCAGGAACTAAGCACTGGGTGTGCACTGTGTCAAGCAGATTGAAAAGCAACAGAAAAAGCAAGGGGGCATTGGGGGCTTGGCAGTATGGCCGCAGCAATAGGTAAGGCAGCAAAGTGGAGTTACTGAGGGGCCAGCAACGTGGCAGCAATATGTAGTGCTGAAGCAGTGGAGTGGTGGTGAGAGGAGCAGGTGACGGGCCAGCAAGCAGTATGGTATTTTTTTCATGGTATCACATGATATCAGCCACAGGTAGCCAAATATTGATACTCTTCATTATGAAAAATTACCAATTGATTGGTTTCTTATGGCTGAAATAAAAACTGCTTTGTGTGCGTGCtgtcaagaaaaaaaaaatagattCAAATTTACCATCCCGTATGCCAGAAATAATGCCAAAGTGCAAACTCTGGTGCTATAGCCCGTGTTCTACATGGCAACACTAATTTAAATTGTGACCCAACACACCCGGAATGGCTTAGGTGGGATATGCTAGCTATTACCAATATCATTTACCCACATAAGAGACATAGAGATTTGCTATAAGATTGATTTTTATAACCTTTTGGCCTATGTGTTGTACTTATTTCTACAAAAGGACTCATATGGGATTTGATTCAATTATATTCTATGTAAGACATTTCTGAGCAATACTCTTTTCTTTATTCCAGGTTTGTCTTAAGTCTTGGAGAATCTTGAATGGCAATAAGAATACCACTGAACTATCATCTGAGCTTGACTGCATCAACATCCGCGAATAGCACATATTCTGAATATGTGCCCTTGCAGACTACTCCTGCTAACAGTACTGACTTTGGTGGTAAAAATGGCAGCTGCTATTTTAAGGAGGACTTCAAATATATCTTATTGCCTGTGTcatatggaatggtgtgtgtggTGGGCCTAATTCTTAATACCACAGCACTTTGGATGCTTGTTTGTAAAATGAGGCCATGGACTGCCAATGTAATCTTTATGTTTAACTTGGCCATTTCAGACATTCTTTATGTGTTATCTCTGCCACTCCTTACATATTACTATGCCAATCGTAATGACTGGCCATTCGGTGTCCTCCTTTGTAAATTGACCCGCTTCCTCTTTTATGCCAACCTGTACTCCAGCATCCTCTTTCTTACCTGCATCAGTGTCCACAGGTACTTGGGTGTGTGCTACCCTATTCAATCGCTTAGGTGGATAAATGTGAATCGTGCCTGGATTGTGTGCATCCTGGTCTGGACATCCGTCATAATCTGCCTTATTCCCAATTTAATCTTTGTCACAACAAGCAGGCGGGGCAAAAGCACACTCTGCCATGACACAACCCTCAGGGAGGAATTCCCACAATATGTTTTCTACAGTTCTGCTGTCATGGTGATCCTTTTTGTCATTCCCTTCTTCATCATTACCTTCTGTTACAGTGTAATGACCAGAAGACTTAGCAAAACACACATATCTGGTTTCAGGCCAACCCCATCCAATGTCAAAAACAAAGCCATTAAAATTATCCTCATTGTGTTGCTTGTCTTTTTCCTATGTTTTGTACCTTTCCACATCACAAGGACAATGTATTATACCTTTAGGGTACTCAAGATGAATTGCAAAGCACTTAATATTGTGAACTTCACATACAAGATCACAAGACCACTGGCCAGCATCAACAGCTGCATTGACCCTATTTTGTATTTCCTAGCTGGGGACAACTATCGAGGGAAATTTATGCATGCCACATGGAGAAGAAAGGCTTGTGTTCAAACGTCAGTACCAAACACAATAAGTGGGCACAAAGTGAGCAAGCAATCAGTCTCTGCCTGTTCAGTGACCCTGGATCAGTGATGTGATTGAGTCAAAGAGTCAAGGGTTTCCATTTGGTTCTAATGCAGGGTTTTGATCTGAAACACTGACAGTTCTTTTCCTTCCACCAATGTTGCTCGACCCACAGAATTCCTCCAAattttttattccagatttcggcatctgcagtctcctgcttCTCTTACATTTTTAGGTCAATGACTAAGTTGGATGGAATCAGATAGATGGTCCAGAACCTCTCCCAATCCATCAAAATAGGTTTTGAGCAGAACTGATGTccacattcaaagattcaaattacgtttattatcaaagaatgtataaattatacaaccttcagatttgtTTGCtagcaggtagccacaaagcaagaaacccaaaagaatcccATGAAAGATTATAAAAAACCAACACATGGtgcgcaagagaaagaaaaaaacacaaatcatgcaaacaattgaagcgaacagCAACACTTCAAATCAAATTAagtcctcagatccgaacccTGGAGCACCTggatgtggtaaaccatatatatatgttgtaactgggttaactgtctggacacacccctctgctgactgcccctgtggctcctcccacagagtcctatataaaggtgtttgccttgcccctccccctcagtccaggggcagacactcactgtggaggtcgtattgtacagtgaataaaagcctttcagtattttaccaaacctcagtcttttggagttattgaaggtgcttcactggACTGGGCCAAAAGCCTCGCTTActagttcatcatattagccgGCACTGAGCACAGCACCCGGGGCAGTCTTCATGGCTCAGAAAAGAGTGACTGTCGCAGAGAGTGAGCGAAATCAGCTCTTGCCTCAGTTCCCgacaccctcccttttcagtctATTTGACCCAGTGTCTAAATTGACCAAAGAATGGAACAGTGAAAGGCTCTGGCATCCTGAAGAAAGGAGTGAAATCAgctctcacctctgatctgggctggcgtttaaattgtctaaacagcagACCATACCTTGGGCTAGGATACGGCTACTGCGAAGGGCTTGAGGCCTAGACCACACGACCCAGTGACACACTCTCAAGTTCTTTAAGTCAGCTCAGCACCCAGAGCGATCCAACCTTGCACTCGGTCTAGTTCTACAGCcagcaaatctcctctgctccatcTACTCCTTTTGgcacccagagcaatccaaccttgcacccatttcagttctacagccagcaaatctcctctgccccgACTTCTCCTCTTggcacctggaggaatcccatcTAGCACCCTGGCCATTTGTATGGGCATTGGAACTTCATttccctgacttctcctcttcgaATTCCTCACTCCATCTGCACTGATTCTGCGACACACCATCTCGGCTCATCTCCTGAACTTGCCTCATCATCGCTTGCCCCCTTGCTGTTTGTGGTGATAATTTAACACAAGTTACCTCATAACAGGTGCTTTCAGTCAAATTTCTTTCCTTTTTAACTGCCAGTGAGCTGTCATGTACATTTAGTAGCGTCATCTTAACTGAAAGAATTAGAGCTGTGGTAGCCCAAACCCATCTTGCCATCTGAGCTGGTTAGTGACAATCACAGGGAATAAATTATTCGGTGGCAGTAGAGTCCTTTGTCAGACTCTTATTCTATGGCAGTCTGTGTGTTTTGATCAATTCCTTGTATTTCTGGGGACCATTGCCCAACCTTTGTGAAATCCAAAATGTGAAAAAGCTGGAGAAAATGTAAATACTATACTTATTGAAAGCATATTTCTTCAACAATTTTACCACCTCAAAACTTCCCATTCTGAGAGGTTGCAATTGTATT is a window of Mobula birostris isolate sMobBir1 chromosome 10, sMobBir1.hap1, whole genome shotgun sequence DNA encoding:
- the LOC140204567 gene encoding P2Y purinoceptor 4-like translates to MAIRIPLNYHLSLTASTSANSTYSEYVPLQTTPANSTDFGGKNGSCYFKEDFKYILLPVSYGMVCVVGLILNTTALWMLVCKMRPWTANVIFMFNLAISDILYVLSLPLLTYYYANRNDWPFGVLLCKLTRFLFYANLYSSILFLTCISVHRYLGVCYPIQSLRWINVNRAWIVCILVWTSVIICLIPNLIFVTTSRRGKSTLCHDTTLREEFPQYVFYSSAVMVILFVIPFFIITFCYSVMTRRLSKTHISGFRPTPSNVKNKAIKIILIVLLVFFLCFVPFHITRTMYYTFRVLKMNCKALNIVNFTYKITRPLASINSCIDPILYFLAGDNYRGKFMHATWRRKACVQTSVPNTISGHKVSKQSVSACSVTLDQ